A portion of the Cryptomeria japonica chromosome 5, Sugi_1.0, whole genome shotgun sequence genome contains these proteins:
- the LOC131039657 gene encoding uncharacterized protein LOC131039657 isoform X1, protein MVVCPPFFSFYNIAGNKDTMATKVVATGLPMAAFNTCITSNLSRVNLNRAHHLQFNPCSKLTLCKKKMRTRVNACTAYGNELPQKQSSFREFMEEIKTLGRIRVIVNTGVAVLESVTRMDKLFYHTLEGRGEYANVMDKGENVDFHLLTDKVKSAKLVQGKSKKNDTYMIRFMDDKGNAAATFLVMWKPDTDGEYDHGQVETFQNLLQKYGSDVSFV, encoded by the exons ATGGTAGTATGCCCACCTTTTTTTAGTTTCTACAACATTGCAGGCAACAAAGATACAAT GGCAACAAAGGTAGTAGCGACAGGGCTGCCCATGGCTGCTTTCAACACCTGCATAACCAGCAACCTATCAAGAGTTAATCTGAATAGAGCTCATCATCTTCAGTTTAATCCATGCTCAAAATTAACTCTTTGCAAAAAGAAAATGAGGACGAGAGTGAATGCATGTACCGCTTATGGCAATGAATTACCGCAGAAACAGAGTTCCTTCAGGGAGTTCATGGAAGAGATTAAAACTCTGGGCAGG ATTCGCGTCATAGTCAATACAGGTGTTGCTGTGCTGGAATCTGTAACAAGAATGGACAAACTGTTTTACCACACATTAGAAGGAAGAGGGGAGTATGCGAATGTGATGGATAAGGGCGAGAATGTGGATTTTCATCTTTTGACAGATAAAGTAAAAAGTGCAAAACTTGTGCAGGGGAAATCAAAGAAAAACGACACTTATATGATTAGGTTCATGGATGACAAGGGGAATGCTGCTGCTACTTTTCTAGTCATGTGGAAACCGGACACAGATGGTGAATATGATCATGGTCAAGTTGAGACCTTTCAAAACTTGCTACAGAAGTATGGTTCAGATGTAAGTTTTGTTTAA
- the LOC131039657 gene encoding uncharacterized protein LOC131039657 isoform X2, protein MATKVVATGLPMAAFNTCITSNLSRVNLNRAHHLQFNPCSKLTLCKKKMRTRVNACTAYGNELPQKQSSFREFMEEIKTLGRIRVIVNTGVAVLESVTRMDKLFYHTLEGRGEYANVMDKGENVDFHLLTDKVKSAKLVQGKSKKNDTYMIRFMDDKGNAAATFLVMWKPDTDGEYDHGQVETFQNLLQKYGSDVSFV, encoded by the exons ATG GCAACAAAGGTAGTAGCGACAGGGCTGCCCATGGCTGCTTTCAACACCTGCATAACCAGCAACCTATCAAGAGTTAATCTGAATAGAGCTCATCATCTTCAGTTTAATCCATGCTCAAAATTAACTCTTTGCAAAAAGAAAATGAGGACGAGAGTGAATGCATGTACCGCTTATGGCAATGAATTACCGCAGAAACAGAGTTCCTTCAGGGAGTTCATGGAAGAGATTAAAACTCTGGGCAGG ATTCGCGTCATAGTCAATACAGGTGTTGCTGTGCTGGAATCTGTAACAAGAATGGACAAACTGTTTTACCACACATTAGAAGGAAGAGGGGAGTATGCGAATGTGATGGATAAGGGCGAGAATGTGGATTTTCATCTTTTGACAGATAAAGTAAAAAGTGCAAAACTTGTGCAGGGGAAATCAAAGAAAAACGACACTTATATGATTAGGTTCATGGATGACAAGGGGAATGCTGCTGCTACTTTTCTAGTCATGTGGAAACCGGACACAGATGGTGAATATGATCATGGTCAAGTTGAGACCTTTCAAAACTTGCTACAGAAGTATGGTTCAGATGTAAGTTTTGTTTAA